Proteins from one Oncorhynchus masou masou isolate Uvic2021 chromosome 12, UVic_Omas_1.1, whole genome shotgun sequence genomic window:
- the LOC135549475 gene encoding uncharacterized protein C6orf62 homolog: MGDPIWRRNQTRNRLRAQIQKKRESLADQFDFKIYIAFVFKDKKKKCALFEVAEVVPVMTNNYEDNILKGVQASSYSLQSSMELLQKDVVQLHAPRYQSMRRDVIGCTQEMDFILWPRNDIEKIVCLLFSRWKGAEEEPFRPVQAKFEFHHGDYEKQLLHAVGRRDKAGMVMNNPTQSVFLFLDRQHLQTPKTKATVFKLCSLCLYLPQDQLTCWGVGDMEDHLLPYMPD; this comes from the exons ATGGGAGACCCAATCTGGAGAAGAAACCAAACTAGGAATCGACTCCGTGCTCAGATTCAGAAGAAAAGGGAATCTTTGGCTGACCAGTTTGACTTCAAGATCTACATAGCCTTTGTTTTCAAAGACAAA AAGAAGAAGTGTGCGCTGTTCGAGGTAGCTGAAGTGGTACCAGTGATGACCAACAACTATGAAGACAATATCCTGAAAGGTGTGCAGGCTTCCAGCTACTCCCTCCAGAGCTCCATGGAACTTCTGCAGAAAGATGTCGTGCAGTTGCACGCCCCACGCTACCAATCAATGCGCAGG gATGTCATAGGATGCACCCAGGAGATGGACTTCATCCTGTGGCCGCGCAACGACATAGAGAAGATAGTCTGTCTCTTGTTCTCCAGATGGAAGGGGGCCGAGGAAGAACCCTTCAGGCCTGTTCAG GCCAAGTTTGAGTTTCATCATGGAGACTACGAGAAGCAGTTGTTGCATGCTGTCGGCCGGAGGGACAAGGCTGGAATGGTTATGAACAACCCAACTCAGTCGGTCTTCCTCTTTCTGGACCGACAGCACTTACAG ACTCCTAAAACCAAGGCCACAGTTTTTAAGTTGTGCAGCCTTTGCCTGTACCTGCCCCAGGACCAGCTAACGTGCTGGGGCGTTGGCGACATGGAAGACCATCTCCTCCCGTACATGCCCGACTAG
- the LOC135549476 gene encoding oocyte zinc finger protein XlCOF6-like, with amino-acid sequence MSKLELFNAYLSERLTAAAREITSAVERTITDEISRYKEDNERLRLLLDFKPHLHLHTKDPQQLTFTVSKEEVPPEQQHCEQVCPRTGQQVPEHTQIKDEQEEELLQESDTKDFITVCVVSDCEGVNTPHTSHTVGSRDGGSPFNNTTGGIQTEPDDEDYIDYIVSEPSSPAAQSENSGRDTDGESMELPPGSKPRKSQRKRSKKGTSVVEEASPYCCKLCGRTFVRMGFLVNHVQRTHTKHAKQYHCGVCEGVLDSKENLTVHVQTHTKERTTPHSQTHTESKPWHNAHPQTLTDPKPWPGAHPQTLTDPKPWPGAHPQTLTDPKPRPSAHPQTLTEPKPRPSAHPQTLTEPKPRPGAHPQTFTELKPRPTAHRQTFTKGMPTPQLQPAAKPTCHVCGKCFPYNHNLKLHMRTHTGERPFKCRECGKCFRSKGYMKVHLRIHTGEKLFQCKECDKGFPTKQYLTKHTLFHTGEKSYQCKDCGKGFDQREDLEQHQSTHTEEKPYGCIECGKCFKDTYHLARHKLVHTGERPFTCTVCGRGFSTQGNLKVHQRIHIGEKPYRCKLCGRCFTGFASLKYHLNTIHHYDGVL; translated from the exons ATGTCTAAACTGGAGTTGTTCAACGCGTATCTCAGTGAACGGCTGACTGCGGCGGCGAGGGAGATAACATCGGCAGTAGAGAGAACGATAACAGACGAAATCTCCCGTTACAAGGAGGACAACGAACGGTTACGACTGCTGCTGGATTTCAAACCACATTTACACTTACATACAAAAG ACCCCCAACAGCTCACCTTCACAGTCTCCAAAGAGGAGGTTCCCCCTGAGCAGCAGCACTGTGAACAAGTGTGTCCCCGTACGGGGCAGCAGGTCCCAGAGCACACCCAGATTAAAGATGAACAGGAGGAAGAGCTGCTTCAAGAGTCTGATACCAAAGACTTCATTACTGTCTGTGTGGTGAGTGACTGTGAGGGCGTGAACACACCTCATACATCCCACACTGTGGGGAGTAGAGACGGAGGTTCGCCATTCAATAACACAACTGGAGGGATCCAGACAGAGCCCGATGATgaagactatatagactacatagTATCAGAACCATCCAGTCCTGCAGCTCAGAGTGAAAACAGTGGGAGGGACACCGATGGGGAGAGCATGGAGCTACCGCCGGGGTCAAAGCCACGGAAATCACAAAGGAAACGGTCAAAGAAAGGAACAAGCGTTGTTGAAGAAGCTTCTCCTTATTGCTGCAAGCTGTGTGGGAGGACTTTTGTTCGTATGGGTTTTTTAGTTAACCATGTGCAAAGAACACACACAAAGCATGCTAAACAATACCATTGTGGTGTGTGTGAAGGAGTCTTGGACTCGAAAGAAAATCTGACAGTCCACGTGCAAACCCACACTAAAGAGAGAACTACTCCTCACTCTCAAACCCACACTGAATCAAAACCTTGGCACAATGCTCACCCTCAAACCCTCACTGACCCAAAACCTTGGCCCGGTGCTCACCCTCAAACCCTCACTGACCCAAAACCTTGGCCCGGTGCTCACCCTCAAACCCTCACTGACCCAAAACCTAGGCCCAGTGCTCACCCTCAAACCCTCACTGAACCAAAACCTAGGCCCAGTGCTCACCCTCAAACCCTCACTGAACCAAAACCTAGGCCCGGTGCTCACCCTCAAACCTTCACTGAACTCAAACCTAGGCCTACTGCTCACCGGCAAACCTTCACTAAAGGGATGCCTACTCCTCAACTTCAACCTGCAGCCAAACCTACTTGTCATGTTTGTGGCAAGTGTTTCCCTTACAATCATAATCTGAAACTACACATGCGCACTCACACAGGCGAGAGACCGTTCAAATGCAGAGAATGTGGTAAATGCTTCCGATCAAAGGGATATATGAAGGTGCACTTGAGgattcacactggagagaaactgTTCCAATGCAAAGAATGTGACAAAGGCTTCCCTACCAAGCAATACCTGACCAAACACACGCTgttccacacaggggagaaatccTACCAGTGTAAGGACTGTGGGAAAGGCTTCGACCAGAGGGAAGACCTTGAACAGCACCAGTCAACTCACACGGAGGAGAAGCCATATGGTTGCATAGAGTGTGGCAAATGCTTTAAAGACACTTACCATCTGGCCAGACATAAGCTGGTTCACACAGGGGAGAGACCTTTCACGTGCACTGTGTGTGGACGGGGCTTCAGCACCCAAGGCAACCTGAAAGTTCACCAGCGGATTCACATCGGAGAGAAACCCTATCGATGTAAACTGTGTGGTAGATGCTTTACAGGTTTTGCTAGTCTTAAATATCACTTGAACACGATTCACCATTACGACGGTGTCCTTTAA